A single Candidatus Hydrogenedentota bacterium DNA region contains:
- the aceA gene encoding isocitrate lyase: MKTIEKMAVELEERVSSHDIDPQELKALKESWAKDDRWKGVVRPFTAEDVLKFRGTVQIQHTFALMGSERLWHLLNTEEFIPALGAMSGNQAVQQVEAGLKAIYLSGWQVAADANLADEMYPDQSLYPCNSVPAVVRKINNALRRADQIQVLDGRKNGPYWYAPIVADAEAGFGGPLNAYELMRAMIHAGAAGVHFEDQLASAKKCGHMGGKVLVPTQEFITKLVAARLAADVCGVPTVLIARTDADSAKLLTSDIDERDKPFLTGDRTSEGFHTIKGGVDMAIARGLAYAPYCDMIWCETSTPCLKDAKKFAEGIHAKYPGKLLSYNCSPSFNWKRNLDDDTIAHFQRELGAMGYKFQFVTLAGFHSLNLGMFNLARRYKLEGMGAYARFQEKEFKYEKGSGYMATTHQKFVGTGYYDRIMEAITGGESSVKALTGSTEEDQFTDGDNGHGKGKKKGKDH, from the coding sequence ATGAAGACGATTGAAAAGATGGCTGTGGAACTCGAGGAGCGGGTTTCCAGCCACGATATCGATCCCCAGGAATTGAAGGCGCTGAAAGAGAGCTGGGCCAAGGACGATCGCTGGAAAGGCGTTGTCCGGCCCTTCACCGCGGAAGACGTACTGAAGTTCCGGGGCACCGTGCAGATTCAGCATACGTTCGCGTTAATGGGCTCGGAACGGCTATGGCACCTTTTGAACACGGAAGAGTTCATCCCGGCGTTGGGCGCTATGTCAGGCAACCAAGCCGTGCAGCAGGTGGAAGCCGGGTTGAAGGCCATCTACCTTAGTGGCTGGCAGGTCGCGGCAGACGCCAACCTCGCCGACGAGATGTATCCCGACCAGAGTCTCTATCCCTGCAACAGCGTTCCCGCCGTCGTGCGCAAGATCAACAATGCATTGCGCCGCGCGGATCAGATCCAGGTGCTCGATGGACGCAAGAATGGTCCCTATTGGTATGCCCCGATTGTGGCTGATGCCGAAGCCGGGTTTGGCGGTCCCCTCAACGCCTACGAACTCATGCGCGCGATGATCCACGCGGGCGCGGCCGGCGTTCACTTTGAAGATCAGTTGGCGTCCGCGAAGAAATGCGGTCACATGGGCGGCAAGGTGCTCGTGCCCACGCAGGAATTCATCACGAAGTTGGTTGCCGCTCGCTTGGCGGCGGACGTGTGCGGCGTGCCGACGGTGCTCATTGCGCGCACGGATGCCGATAGCGCCAAACTGCTCACGAGCGATATCGACGAGCGCGACAAACCCTTCCTGACGGGTGACCGGACCTCGGAAGGTTTCCATACGATCAAAGGCGGCGTGGATATGGCGATTGCGCGCGGTCTTGCCTATGCGCCGTATTGCGACATGATTTGGTGCGAGACCTCTACACCGTGCCTGAAGGACGCGAAAAAGTTCGCGGAAGGAATACACGCGAAGTATCCCGGCAAGCTGCTCAGCTACAACTGTTCTCCCTCGTTCAATTGGAAGCGCAACCTGGACGACGACACCATCGCGCACTTCCAGCGCGAACTTGGCGCGATGGGCTACAAGTTCCAGTTCGTCACGCTCGCCGGTTTCCACAGCCTTAACCTGGGCATGTTCAATCTGGCCCGCCGGTACAAGCTCGAAGGCATGGGCGCATACGCGCGGTTCCAGGAGAAGGAGTTCAAGTACGAGAAGGGCAGCGGGTATATGGCCACCACCCACCAGAAGTTTGTGGGCACCGGCTACTACGACCGCATCATGGAAGCCATTACCGGCGGCGAATCGTCCGTGAAAGCGCTCACGGGTTCCACGGAAGAAGACCAGTTCACCGATGGCGACAACGGCCACGGCAAAGGCAAGAAGAAGGGCAAAGACCACTAG